One region of Candidatus Binataceae bacterium genomic DNA includes:
- a CDS encoding thiolase family protein yields MRNVYVLGTGMVKFGRYPEKSVPELGGEAALMAMKDAGVAIKDVEMFACGNLYQANAMVGQRILQQVGQTGIPVINVSNACATGSTAFREAYMACASGMYDVTMAVGVEQMGKQGLLGGAGGGDPAYGTEGKLGSGLMPAVFGQAGIEHMRKYGTKMEHFAKISVKSHKHATKNPFSQYRNEVSLEDVMNARMVGYPNTLYMCCPTGDGAAAAILVSEDKLKQLAGGRKRAKIAASVLTSDPYTDRDLTLPDVSTLTRRASKQAYEKAGIGPKDVALTELHDCFATAELVHYENLGLCGDGEAAKFIDTKGGCHPDLGGHAPVNVSGGLLSKGHPLGATGVANICEVVWHLTQDERAKERQVPNAKVGQAHVIGLGSACTIHILTV; encoded by the coding sequence ATGCGAAATGTTTACGTTCTCGGCACCGGGATGGTCAAGTTCGGGCGCTACCCGGAGAAGAGCGTTCCGGAGCTTGGCGGCGAAGCGGCGTTGATGGCGATGAAAGATGCGGGCGTTGCCATCAAAGATGTCGAGATGTTCGCCTGCGGCAATCTGTACCAGGCCAACGCCATGGTAGGTCAGCGCATCCTTCAGCAGGTCGGTCAAACTGGCATTCCAGTCATCAACGTTTCGAATGCATGCGCGACCGGCTCCACCGCGTTTCGGGAAGCTTACATGGCGTGCGCGTCAGGCATGTACGACGTTACGATGGCGGTTGGAGTCGAGCAGATGGGCAAGCAGGGCCTGCTTGGCGGCGCGGGCGGCGGTGATCCCGCCTACGGGACCGAAGGCAAGCTCGGATCCGGGCTGATGCCCGCGGTGTTCGGCCAGGCTGGCATCGAGCATATGCGCAAGTACGGTACCAAGATGGAGCACTTTGCCAAAATTTCGGTGAAGTCTCACAAGCACGCGACCAAGAACCCGTTCTCGCAATACCGCAATGAGGTGTCGCTCGAAGACGTAATGAATGCCCGCATGGTCGGGTATCCAAACACGCTCTATATGTGCTGCCCGACCGGAGACGGTGCTGCGGCGGCGATTCTCGTTTCCGAAGACAAGCTCAAGCAGTTGGCGGGTGGCCGTAAGCGGGCCAAGATCGCGGCCTCGGTGCTCACCTCTGATCCGTACACCGACCGTGACCTGACCCTCCCCGACGTGAGCACCCTAACCCGGCGTGCGTCGAAGCAGGCTTACGAGAAGGCTGGCATTGGACCCAAGGACGTTGCGCTGACCGAGCTTCACGATTGCTTTGCGACCGCGGAACTCGTGCACTACGAGAACCTCGGGCTGTGCGGAGATGGCGAAGCCGCCAAGTTCATCGATACCAAGGGTGGATGCCACCCTGATCTCGGCGGGCATGCGCCAGTGAACGTTTCTGGCGGCCTCTTGTCGAAGGGGCATCCGCTTGGGGCGACCGGAGTCGCGAACATTTGCGAAGTCGTTTGGCACCTCACCCAGGACGAGCGCGCGAAGGAGCGCCAGGTTCCCAACGCGAAGGTCGGCCAGGCCCACGTGATCGGGCTGGGCTCGGCCTGCACCATCCATATCCTGACGGTATGA